A genomic stretch from Colwellia sp. Arc7-635 includes:
- the pyrE gene encoding orotate phosphoribosyltransferase yields the protein MKDYQREFIEFALSKQVLRFGEFTLKSGRTSPYFFNAGLFNTGRDLARLGRFYAAALQDSAIDYNLLFGPAYKGIPIATTTAVALADSYDIDMPYCFNRKEAKTHGEGGSLVGSALEGKVMLVDDVITAGTAIRESMEIIQAHGAELSGVLIALDRQEKGKAELSAIQEVERDFNTKVISIVTLADLITYLEEKTDMADSLVSIKKYRESYGI from the coding sequence ATGAAAGATTACCAACGTGAATTTATCGAGTTTGCTTTATCTAAACAAGTGTTACGTTTTGGCGAATTTACTTTAAAGTCAGGTCGCACAAGCCCTTACTTTTTCAATGCAGGTTTATTTAATACCGGCCGTGATTTAGCCCGTTTAGGCCGTTTTTACGCTGCAGCATTACAAGATTCTGCAATTGATTATAACTTGTTGTTTGGCCCTGCCTATAAAGGCATTCCAATTGCGACCACTACAGCAGTGGCACTAGCTGATAGCTACGATATTGACATGCCTTATTGCTTTAATCGTAAAGAAGCAAAAACACACGGTGAAGGTGGTAGCCTAGTAGGTTCAGCCCTTGAAGGTAAAGTCATGCTAGTTGATGACGTGATTACTGCAGGCACCGCGATTCGTGAGTCTATGGAGATTATTCAAGCCCACGGTGCTGAGCTCTCAGGTGTGTTAATCGCTTTAGACCGTCAAGAAAAAGGCAAAGCTGAACTTTCTGCAATTCAAGAAGTAGAGCGTGATTTTAATACCAAAGTAATTTCTATTGTCACACTAGCTGATTTAATCACTTATTTGGAAGAAAAAACAGATATGGCTGATAGCTTAGTAAGTATTAAAAAGTACCGTGAGAGTTACGGTATTTAA
- the bioH gene encoding pimeloyl-ACP methyl ester esterase BioH has protein sequence MKESMAESLKIASQGQGIPLVLIHGWGLNAAVFQPCIEQLQDHFEVISVDLPGFATNKAYQLSEYSLIELADIIEKAVAKPAVYLGWSLGGLVASQIAIQHPESVLGLVTMASSPQFVERNNWPGIKASVLAMFHQQLAKDTTKTISNFLKIQAMGSPHVRQDIKQIRDLVMQHEQPTQQVLDDSLRLLETSNLSGQLKTINHPFLRLYGKLDGLVPKQVIPMIDALAPKSQCYIFQQASHAPFISHQSEFLIVLKNWLNEYLN, from the coding sequence ATGAAAGAAAGCATGGCAGAAAGTTTAAAAATTGCGAGTCAAGGTCAAGGCATACCATTAGTGCTCATTCATGGCTGGGGCTTGAATGCAGCGGTATTTCAACCTTGTATCGAGCAGTTGCAAGATCACTTTGAAGTGATCTCGGTTGACTTACCTGGCTTTGCGACGAATAAAGCTTATCAACTTAGCGAATATTCGTTAATAGAGTTAGCTGATATTATTGAAAAAGCAGTGGCTAAACCGGCCGTTTATTTAGGTTGGTCTTTAGGGGGACTAGTCGCTAGTCAGATTGCTATTCAACACCCAGAAAGTGTCTTGGGTTTGGTGACTATGGCAAGTTCACCTCAATTTGTAGAGCGCAATAATTGGCCGGGTATTAAAGCAAGTGTATTAGCTATGTTTCATCAACAACTAGCTAAAGATACAACAAAAACTATCAGTAACTTTTTGAAGATTCAAGCGATGGGTAGCCCACATGTTCGACAAGATATTAAGCAAATTCGTGACTTAGTTATGCAGCACGAGCAACCGACTCAGCAGGTTTTAGATGATTCACTTCGTTTACTCGAAACATCGAACTTATCGGGGCAATTAAAGACTATCAATCACCCATTTTTAAGGCTTTATGGCAAACTCGATGGTTTAGTGCCAAAGCAAGTTATTCCAATGATTGACGCCCTTGCACCCAAGAGTCAATGCTATATTTTTCAACAAGCTTCGCATGCGCCGTTTATATCTCATCAGAGCGAGTTTTTAATAGTCTTGAAAAACTGGTTAAATGAATATCTGAATTAG
- a CDS encoding thioredoxin family protein, with protein MKFQLFIMLFLSSLLITNQIHAEQSVYPSIIESAKDLPLYSKVYDDKRDPFKDAQAAIALAQKTNRNVLIEIGGNWCTWCHKMDAFLAKNPKVYQELHDKYVLLKISVSDSNENEAFMKSLPPVQGYPHMYVSTNTGTMLLSKDTAELLNNLEYSTEYWLTFLAKWQVTNNKENIDDSTAKG; from the coding sequence ATGAAATTTCAGTTATTTATCATGTTGTTTTTATCAAGTTTATTGATCACCAACCAAATTCATGCGGAGCAGTCGGTATATCCGTCTATAATAGAATCAGCGAAAGACTTACCGCTTTATAGCAAAGTATACGACGATAAACGCGATCCTTTTAAAGATGCGCAAGCTGCCATTGCTTTAGCGCAAAAAACTAATCGGAATGTCTTAATTGAAATTGGCGGAAACTGGTGTACTTGGTGCCATAAGATGGATGCATTTTTAGCAAAAAATCCAAAGGTTTATCAAGAGCTACATGATAAGTACGTCTTGCTAAAAATTAGTGTCAGTGACAGCAATGAGAACGAAGCTTTTATGAAGTCGTTACCACCAGTGCAAGGTTACCCGCATATGTATGTGTCGACGAATACCGGCACCATGCTATTGTCAAAAGATACTGCAGAATTGCTTAATAATTTAGAGTATTCCACAGAGTACTGGCTGACATTTTTGGCGAAATGGCAGGTAACAAATAATAAGGAAAATATTGATGATTCAACTGCAAAAGGCTAA
- the rph gene encoding ribonuclease PH, with the protein MRPSGRTLGQIRPVTITRQFTAHAEGSVLIEFGDTKVICTATVETGVPRFLKGQGKGWITAEYGMLPRSTHTRMRREAANGKQSGRTLEISRLIARSLRAAVDLVALGENTITIDCDVIQADGGTRTASITGACVALVDALNHMRAKGIINNNPLKHMIAAVSVGIYKGEAVSDLDYIEDSAADTDMNVVMTETGKLIEVQGTAEEEPFSFDEMQAMLALAKSSINELFDIQKAALN; encoded by the coding sequence ATGCGTCCAAGCGGCCGAACTTTAGGACAAATACGTCCTGTAACCATTACTCGTCAATTTACAGCTCATGCAGAAGGCTCAGTGCTTATTGAGTTTGGTGATACCAAAGTTATATGTACCGCAACGGTTGAAACTGGCGTACCGCGCTTTTTGAAAGGCCAAGGTAAAGGTTGGATCACAGCAGAATATGGCATGCTACCTCGCTCTACTCACACGCGTATGCGTCGTGAAGCGGCTAATGGTAAACAAAGTGGCCGTACGTTGGAAATTTCTCGTTTAATCGCCCGTTCATTACGTGCAGCAGTAGATTTAGTCGCACTGGGTGAGAATACTATTACGATTGATTGTGATGTTATTCAAGCTGACGGGGGTACTCGTACTGCATCAATTACTGGCGCTTGTGTCGCTTTAGTTGATGCATTAAATCATATGCGCGCTAAAGGCATTATTAACAATAACCCGCTTAAGCACATGATTGCTGCTGTTTCTGTTGGTATTTATAAAGGCGAAGCGGTTTCTGATTTAGATTATATCGAAGATTCAGCTGCTGATACTGATATGAACGTAGTAATGACTGAAACGGGCAAGTTGATCGAAGTGCAAGGCACCGCGGAAGAAGAACCGTTTAGCTTTGACGAGATGCAAGCAATGCTAGCACTTGCTAAAAGCAGTATTAACGAACTATTTGATATTCAAAAAGCCGCTTTAAACTAA
- a CDS encoding ComF family protein, protein MEFSSKHNHDMMLNLKHILNQHIRKLKLLLSCCTLCGCPCQHHPLLCQYCQADLAYFDHNVVGYDLLSWPAINKLIQTKHFEHLLAIAPYVWPFSTWIGQLKYQHKTELAELLAYLMAEHWRQYLQIEKPDIEPEDLVVLAVPLHLKKWQERGFNQAHLIARKFAQTFHYAYQTDTIVREKFTENQVGKSGAARRKNLKNAFRINKNERLPTHVILIDDVVTTGTTANEICRLLKKRGVQNITLLGICLALPS, encoded by the coding sequence ATGGAATTTAGCAGCAAGCACAATCACGACATGATGTTAAATTTAAAGCATATACTCAACCAACATATTAGAAAGTTAAAGCTATTACTTAGCTGTTGTACTTTATGTGGCTGCCCTTGCCAACACCACCCTTTACTTTGTCAGTATTGCCAAGCTGATTTAGCTTATTTTGATCATAATGTTGTCGGTTATGATTTATTGTCATGGCCAGCGATTAATAAATTAATTCAAACCAAACACTTTGAGCATCTGTTAGCTATAGCGCCTTATGTCTGGCCATTTAGCACTTGGATTGGGCAGTTAAAGTATCAACATAAAACAGAATTAGCCGAGTTACTCGCCTATTTAATGGCTGAGCATTGGCGTCAGTACTTGCAAATAGAAAAGCCAGATATTGAGCCAGAAGACTTGGTAGTTTTAGCGGTACCTTTGCATTTGAAAAAATGGCAAGAGCGAGGCTTTAATCAGGCACACCTTATCGCTAGAAAATTTGCGCAAACTTTTCATTATGCTTATCAAACGGATACCATTGTCCGTGAAAAATTTACTGAGAATCAGGTAGGTAAATCAGGGGCTGCACGCAGGAAAAATTTAAAGAATGCTTTTAGAATCAATAAAAATGAAAGATTACCCACTCATGTCATCTTGATTGATGATGTGGTTACCACTGGCACAACAGCCAATGAAATTTGTCGGTTACTCAAAAAAAGAGGAGTGCAAAATATTACACTCCTCGGTATTTGTTTAGCACTACCAAGCTAA
- a CDS encoding gluconate 2-dehydrogenase subunit 3 family protein codes for MIQLQKAKPLTAKKVARKKVLGKAVSQVNSFFDDSFRTPKWLQKKVSRRSVLKSAAGATMVAAMPMQAWSALANDQFTQVLKTDPWLTLNAVLDHLLPASPTGPSAKEIQASQYLYNVVFQQPTDDSEIEFIYKGVGWLNSFSNSQLQKNFVVLTFDEKENLLQAISKSTAGENWLSNLVGYIFEAMLTPPSYGGNPNGIGWQWLDHQAGFPLPPVGKRYYELPGQQAISKNNKAALSNEISTEVVSHQQYTRKQVGTRKA; via the coding sequence ATGATTCAACTGCAAAAGGCTAAGCCTTTGACTGCAAAGAAAGTCGCTCGAAAGAAAGTACTTGGCAAAGCTGTATCGCAAGTGAATTCATTTTTTGATGACAGTTTTCGCACACCTAAATGGCTTCAAAAAAAGGTATCGCGTCGTAGTGTTTTAAAATCTGCGGCAGGTGCGACCATGGTCGCGGCCATGCCAATGCAAGCTTGGTCTGCGCTAGCCAATGATCAATTTACCCAAGTGTTAAAAACTGACCCATGGTTAACGTTAAATGCGGTACTAGATCATTTACTTCCGGCATCGCCAACGGGTCCCAGTGCAAAAGAAATTCAAGCCAGTCAGTATCTCTATAATGTCGTATTCCAACAACCGACTGATGATAGTGAAATTGAATTTATTTATAAAGGCGTCGGTTGGTTGAATAGCTTTAGTAATAGCCAATTGCAGAAAAATTTTGTCGTATTAACTTTTGATGAAAAAGAAAATCTATTGCAGGCTATTAGTAAGTCTACAGCAGGTGAAAACTGGTTGAGTAACTTAGTCGGTTATATTTTTGAAGCTATGCTCACACCGCCAAGTTATGGTGGTAATCCTAATGGCATAGGCTGGCAGTGGTTAGATCACCAAGCGGGGTTTCCGTTGCCACCAGTCGGTAAGCGTTATTACGAATTACCAGGCCAACAAGCGATTAGCAAGAATAACAAAGCCGCGCTTTCGAATGAAATAAGCACCGAAGTGGTTAGTCACCAGCAATACACTCGCAAACAAGTAGGAACTCGAAAAGCATGA
- a CDS encoding YicC/YloC family endoribonuclease, protein MIHSMTAFSRHEIKGDWGNAVWEIRSVNQRFLETYFRLPEQFRSIEPVLRERFRKQLNRGKVECNLRFNANPAAKSNVTLNESLAAELMKHANTIAGLADNATVNPVEIMRWPGVMEAEEADMSTIQAEILAGFDQALKDFIVSRTDEGENLKVLIEQRLDGIIEQADIVKGHMPEIIAWQRKRITDKFADANIELESSRVEQELVLLAQKMDVDEEIDRLFSHVKETRSILKKGGAQGRRLDFMMQEFNREANTLGSKSINADITNSAVELKVLIEQMREQIQNIE, encoded by the coding sequence ATGATCCATAGTATGACAGCATTCTCACGTCATGAAATAAAAGGCGATTGGGGCAATGCAGTATGGGAAATTCGTTCTGTAAATCAACGATTTCTTGAAACCTATTTCAGACTTCCTGAGCAATTTCGTAGTATTGAACCCGTCTTAAGAGAACGATTTCGCAAGCAATTGAATCGCGGAAAAGTTGAATGTAATTTACGCTTTAATGCCAACCCTGCCGCAAAAAGTAACGTTACACTAAATGAAAGCTTAGCTGCAGAATTAATGAAGCATGCTAATACTATTGCTGGTTTAGCAGATAATGCTACAGTAAACCCAGTAGAAATTATGCGCTGGCCTGGTGTTATGGAAGCAGAAGAAGCTGACATGAGCACTATTCAAGCAGAAATTTTGGCTGGCTTTGACCAAGCATTAAAAGACTTCATTGTTTCTCGTACTGATGAAGGTGAAAACCTTAAAGTACTCATTGAACAGCGCTTAGATGGCATTATCGAACAAGCCGATATCGTTAAAGGCCACATGCCAGAAATCATCGCATGGCAGCGTAAGCGCATTACCGACAAGTTTGCTGATGCCAACATTGAACTAGAATCTTCACGCGTTGAACAAGAACTGGTATTACTAGCGCAGAAAATGGATGTTGATGAAGAAATTGACCGTCTATTTAGCCACGTAAAAGAAACTCGCAGCATCTTGAAAAAAGGAGGCGCACAAGGCCGACGTTTAGACTTTATGATGCAAGAGTTCAACCGCGAAGCGAATACTTTAGGCTCTAAATCTATTAATGCTGATATCACTAATTCAGCGGTAGAGTTAAAAGTTCTAATTGAGCAAATGCGTGAGCAGATCCAGAATATAGAATAG
- a CDS encoding DUF480 domain-containing protein, with amino-acid sequence MITLSIEQCRIIGIMLEKETTTPEQYPLSINGITTACNQKSNREPVMSLSEADVQNSVDELVKMNLLMIDHKASGRVSKYFHRFCDTEFGYLKFTAQQRAIICLLLLRGPQTPGELRTRSNRLADFADVSEVESALNQLQNLNNQTLVKKLEREPGKRESRYVQLFSDFEYSNVVEAETINAQLQVSSSEDGKQLAQRVTALEQQVTALTEQIACLTELLEDK; translated from the coding sequence ATGATCACACTATCCATAGAGCAATGCCGCATTATTGGTATCATGCTAGAAAAAGAAACCACTACGCCTGAGCAATATCCACTTTCAATCAACGGCATCACGACAGCGTGTAATCAAAAAAGTAACCGTGAGCCTGTTATGTCACTTAGTGAAGCTGACGTGCAAAACAGTGTCGATGAACTAGTAAAAATGAACTTGTTGATGATAGATCACAAAGCTTCAGGTCGTGTGAGTAAATATTTTCATCGTTTTTGTGACACCGAATTTGGATATTTAAAATTCACTGCCCAGCAACGAGCTATTATCTGCCTGTTATTGCTCAGAGGGCCGCAAACGCCGGGCGAGTTAAGAACACGCAGTAATCGTCTTGCTGACTTTGCCGATGTAAGTGAAGTTGAAAGTGCGTTAAATCAATTACAAAATTTAAATAATCAAACACTGGTTAAAAAACTAGAGCGAGAACCAGGTAAGCGCGAATCTCGCTATGTGCAGTTATTTTCAGATTTTGAATACAGTAACGTAGTTGAAGCTGAAACAATTAATGCCCAGTTACAAGTATCGTCATCAGAGGATGGTAAACAATTAGCTCAGCGAGTTACGGCATTAGAACAGCAAGTTACGGCATTAACCGAACAAATAGCCTGCTTAACTGAACTGCTCGAAGATAAGTAA
- a CDS encoding site-2 protease family protein: MQLLEIECLGKKLRLEGSMAGWQELFWDDQCVSQINANADGDVFSHKFSLQNEQGELPIELNGSLQWQPFALQFQLLINNELIHDNTLLEKDIEQRQITLGEKQPIKFSLVGMAGLGLKLLKSAKVIKVLFAAGSLAAYSWLFSIEFAIALILCLVFHEYGHIKAMKYFGLKTKGIYLIPFVGGLALSDDKINTRWQDIVISIMGPFFGLILSIACLIGYWLTDIEILAGLAVFNALLNLFNMLPILPLDGGHVLKSIAFSINSKVGLIACALGAVLGIYISYYFGLALLGFLLAIGSIEIFFEYKRRHLSQLLPLNRYAQIVSAVWYVVTVGGLSAIIWLVGQTANDALSLPLKILGS, translated from the coding sequence GTGCAATTATTAGAAATAGAGTGTTTAGGCAAAAAACTAAGGTTAGAAGGTTCAATGGCCGGATGGCAAGAATTGTTTTGGGACGACCAATGTGTCTCACAAATTAATGCCAATGCCGACGGTGATGTATTTTCACATAAATTTTCCCTACAAAATGAGCAAGGCGAGCTGCCCATTGAACTTAACGGTTCGTTGCAATGGCAACCTTTTGCACTGCAATTTCAATTATTAATTAATAACGAGCTAATACACGACAATACGCTACTTGAAAAAGACATAGAACAACGTCAAATTACCCTAGGTGAAAAACAACCGATTAAATTTAGCTTAGTCGGTATGGCAGGTCTGGGTTTAAAACTATTAAAAAGCGCCAAAGTGATTAAAGTGCTTTTTGCTGCCGGTAGTTTGGCGGCTTATAGTTGGTTATTTTCTATCGAATTCGCTATCGCGCTCATTCTTTGTTTAGTTTTTCATGAATATGGTCACATCAAAGCAATGAAATACTTTGGCCTAAAAACCAAAGGTATATACCTCATTCCCTTTGTTGGTGGCTTAGCATTAAGCGATGACAAAATTAATACACGCTGGCAAGATATTGTCATTTCAATTATGGGTCCCTTCTTCGGCTTAATACTGTCGATTGCCTGCTTAATCGGTTATTGGCTGACCGACATTGAAATATTGGCCGGCTTAGCGGTATTTAATGCCCTACTCAACTTATTCAACATGTTACCTATATTGCCATTAGACGGTGGGCACGTACTTAAAAGTATCGCTTTCTCCATCAATTCTAAAGTCGGTTTAATTGCCTGTGCGTTAGGCGCAGTGCTAGGTATTTATATCAGTTATTACTTTGGTTTAGCACTATTAGGCTTTTTGTTGGCTATTGGTAGTATTGAAATATTCTTTGAATATAAACGTCGACACCTTAGCCAATTACTGCCGCTTAATCGCTACGCACAAATCGTATCAGCTGTCTGGTATGTTGTGACGGTTGGTGGTTTAAGTGCCATTATTTGGCTGGTGGGCCAAACAGCGAATGACGCTTTGTCGCTACCGCTTAAAATATTAGGCAGTTAG
- a CDS encoding GMC family oxidoreductase has translation MKYDICIVGSGAGASPVAYTLAEAGAKVLVLEKGAWLTEKEFYKDELAISLRDVYNPKLEDEQHVIEEEYINEAGETFWDGEATSESGWSFWNGTVVGGSSNFMSGYFHRLKPVDFRLKTEFGAIEGANVEDWPISYNELEPYYAMVEKVVGVSGRVTEHPHQEPRSTDFPYPPVAEHTISSWIDKSSKAIGYHSVPVPRAILSQPAMGRNSCEYSGYCSSYGCSSGAKGSGRAALLNHAVATGNCTIKPHAKVYKIATDSEGEISGVHYYDKAGREHSVQAKYYVVACQAVETSRLLLASKGEKFPNGLANNSGHVGKNLIFSGGGTGRGDFFYKDLTAEKQAQLKQVGPFINRALQDWYQIDDKAFTGINRDGKAKGGTIDFLFYQNPVSRAQSTKWQYDASQDSEKLLWGEALKQSMKTEFTTYKTLRFEVFNDWLPTDDCFVSLDDEVTDKWDDPVAKIRIGAHNHDLDVGEYLAEKAEKLLGEMGATNISSSVSSAPASNLMAGGCRFGNDPKTSVLNKNCQAHEVDNLFVTDASFMPTGGSVPYTFTIYANSFRVADHIKARWQQANA, from the coding sequence ATGAAATATGATATTTGTATAGTGGGTAGTGGCGCTGGCGCATCACCAGTGGCTTATACTTTAGCTGAAGCAGGCGCGAAAGTTTTAGTGCTAGAAAAAGGTGCTTGGCTAACAGAAAAAGAATTCTACAAAGATGAATTAGCGATTAGCTTACGTGATGTTTACAACCCAAAGCTTGAAGATGAACAGCACGTTATCGAAGAAGAATACATTAACGAAGCCGGCGAAACTTTTTGGGACGGTGAAGCGACGAGTGAGTCAGGTTGGAGCTTTTGGAACGGCACGGTTGTTGGCGGTTCGTCAAATTTTATGAGTGGCTATTTTCATCGCTTAAAGCCAGTCGATTTTCGTTTAAAAACAGAATTTGGTGCCATTGAAGGTGCTAATGTTGAAGATTGGCCAATCAGTTACAACGAGCTAGAGCCTTACTATGCCATGGTTGAAAAAGTTGTTGGTGTATCTGGCAGAGTTACTGAACATCCTCATCAAGAACCTCGCTCAACTGACTTTCCTTATCCTCCCGTGGCAGAACACACGATTTCTTCATGGATAGATAAAAGTTCGAAAGCCATTGGTTATCACTCGGTGCCGGTACCACGCGCTATATTGTCACAGCCTGCCATGGGCCGAAATAGTTGTGAATACTCAGGTTATTGCAGTAGTTATGGCTGTTCATCGGGCGCGAAAGGTAGCGGCCGAGCAGCATTATTAAATCACGCGGTAGCGACAGGTAATTGCACGATAAAACCACATGCGAAAGTTTATAAAATTGCCACCGACAGCGAAGGCGAAATATCTGGTGTACATTACTATGACAAAGCGGGACGTGAACATAGCGTACAAGCGAAATATTATGTTGTAGCGTGTCAAGCAGTTGAAACATCACGTTTGTTACTGGCTTCTAAAGGCGAAAAATTTCCCAATGGCTTAGCTAATAATTCAGGACATGTCGGTAAAAACTTAATATTTAGTGGCGGCGGAACGGGTCGTGGTGATTTCTTTTATAAAGATTTAACGGCAGAAAAACAGGCACAGTTGAAACAAGTAGGCCCGTTTATTAATCGAGCATTACAAGATTGGTATCAAATTGACGACAAAGCTTTTACGGGTATTAATCGCGACGGTAAAGCTAAAGGTGGCACGATAGACTTCTTGTTTTATCAAAACCCTGTTTCACGAGCACAAAGTACAAAATGGCAATACGATGCAAGCCAAGACAGTGAAAAGCTCTTATGGGGTGAGGCACTTAAACAAAGTATGAAAACTGAGTTCACCACTTATAAAACTTTACGTTTCGAAGTGTTTAACGACTGGTTACCAACGGACGACTGTTTTGTCAGCTTAGATGATGAAGTCACTGATAAATGGGATGACCCTGTAGCAAAAATACGCATTGGGGCACATAATCACGATTTAGATGTTGGCGAGTATTTGGCTGAAAAAGCAGAGAAACTGTTAGGTGAAATGGGCGCAACAAATATTTCATCATCAGTGAGTAGCGCACCGGCCTCAAACTTGATGGCTGGCGGCTGTCGTTTTGGTAACGATCCTAAAACATCAGTACTGAACAAAAACTGCCAAGCACATGAAGTTGATAACCTTTTTGTGACTGATGCTTCGTTTATGCCAACCGGTGGCAGTGTACCTTATACGTTTACCATCTACGCAAATTCGTTTCGTGTTGCTGACCATATTAAAGCGCGCTGGCAGCAAGCAAACGCCTAA
- a CDS encoding putative metalloprotease CJM1_0395 family protein, whose product MNINSQGYNLPIPTAANLQTDSLRRDNQQREVIAKPEPSSQSGAEKGVASDKERGRTPAQNNEQVDFSSLRKQAERANDVIGGGSERSGQGSSQDSSQDSSQGNSEQSSNSTGQGSEAKESAESTEQSKEALFAEQQEVKSLKRRDQEVRSHELAHAAVGGAYTGSPSYSFAQGPDGKKYAVSGEVSVDLAPIDGNPSATIAKMQKVQSAALAPANPSIQDTRVAASAAKLIAQAQSELSAITLEDPNAKQDFVGLIKPNDIFAEEESSEASNEFDQFVQQTLSAQEQIAPSRTLEVDERASRIEQFYSTINQAYEKPSSYQFDLTA is encoded by the coding sequence ATGAACATCAATTCGCAAGGCTACAACTTACCCATACCAACTGCAGCCAATCTGCAGACGGATAGCTTGCGTCGTGATAATCAGCAACGAGAAGTTATCGCTAAGCCTGAACCTTCTAGCCAATCAGGCGCTGAAAAAGGTGTCGCTTCTGATAAAGAGCGTGGACGTACTCCTGCACAAAATAATGAGCAAGTCGATTTTTCCAGCCTGCGTAAGCAAGCAGAGCGTGCTAATGATGTTATAGGTGGTGGTTCAGAGCGCTCAGGACAAGGTTCTTCGCAAGATTCGTCACAAGACTCTTCACAAGGTAACAGCGAACAGAGCAGTAATAGCACTGGGCAAGGAAGTGAAGCTAAAGAGTCAGCAGAAAGTACAGAACAATCTAAAGAAGCTTTATTCGCAGAACAGCAAGAAGTAAAAAGTTTAAAAAGACGAGATCAAGAAGTTCGTTCACACGAGCTAGCACATGCTGCTGTTGGTGGCGCTTATACAGGTTCACCAAGTTATTCATTCGCACAAGGTCCTGACGGTAAAAAATATGCTGTTAGCGGCGAAGTATCCGTTGATCTAGCGCCTATCGATGGTAACCCTAGTGCAACTATTGCTAAGATGCAAAAAGTACAATCTGCGGCTTTAGCGCCAGCTAATCCGTCGATTCAAGATACACGAGTTGCAGCGTCTGCAGCGAAGTTGATTGCGCAGGCTCAATCAGAACTATCAGCAATCACATTAGAAGATCCGAACGCAAAACAAGACTTTGTCGGCTTAATTAAGCCTAATGATATTTTTGCTGAAGAAGAGAGTAGTGAAGCCAGTAATGAGTTTGATCAATTTGTTCAGCAAACCTTGTCTGCACAAGAGCAAATAGCGCCGAGCAGAACGCTAGAAGTGGATGAAAGAGCCAGCCGTATCGAGCAGTTTTACTCTACGATTAATCAAGCCTATGAAAAACCATCTAGCTATCAATTTGATTTAACTGCTTAA